The following is a genomic window from Chitinophaga caseinilytica.
CTTGGCGTCTTCGAGTTTGTACAGCGGCTCGATGTAAGGTTTGCCTTCGCGGGCGTTCTTTTTGTTCACGTATTTGATATCGTCTTCCTGGATCTCCGCGGAATCCAGGAGGAGGATCTCGGTGAGGTCTCTTGTGGCGGGCGTGCAATAAATCTTGCCGCTGTAGCCCATTTTGCTGAGGCGCGGCACGAGGCCGGAGTGGTCGATGTGCGCGTGCGACAATACCATAATATCTATTTCTTCGGGGTTGAACCCGAAGTCGAGGTTGAGCGGGGTGGTTTCTCGCCCCATGCCCTGGTACATGCCGCAGTCGAGTAGAATCTTCAGTCCTTTCTTCAGGGTGATGAGGTGCTTGGACCCCGTCACTGTGCGTGCTGCTCCGTGAAATGCGATTTTCATGATGATGCTTTTTTAAAACTCCACGTAATCCTGAACCGTGCGATCTCCGTTGCGTCTTTGCTTTTGCCCGTCACTTCCACGGTGAGGGCTACGGGCTCGCCGGTTGCTACCGTCTGCGCGATGGCGTCGCGGATGCTGGCGCCATCGTTACAGGTGAAATATGTTTTCGATTTTGCTTTTTTGAGGAAGATGCCTTCCATGCCCGTCACCAGCATAGATACTTTTGCGGGCGCTGCATATACGTGCCCCATGGCCAGGATGCCGCTGCTCATTTCCGCGGCCATGGCCAGACAGGCGAAATACGTGCTGCGGAAGGGGTTCTGCGAAAGCCAGCGGTAAGGCACCGATGTAGTGCACGATTCTTCCGACGCCGCGCCCGCCCGCACACCGGAAATCCAGGCGCTGGGGAGCTTGTAAAGGAGGAACAGGGAAAAACCGAACCGGTTGTTGACCCTGTTGAAGAATGTTGCAGTGCTTCGGGTTATTGCCATACCGAGGGTTTTACAGTTGCCGGACGTATGCATATGTATCCCGCTGGGCGTTCACTTCGGCGGCTCCCGCTTCGCGGGGCACCGGCAGGTTGCGGGCGTCGGCCCCCAATATTACGGCATTTGTGTTATCCGTCAGCTGCAAATGGATAATATCTTTCAGCTGCCGGCGGTACACGGGGTCGTATATAGGGAAGCACACTTCGATGCGGCGGTGCAGGTTGCGGTTCATCCAGTCGGCCGATCCCAGGTATACCTGTTCTTCGCCGCCGTTATGGAAAATAAAGACCCGCGCATGTTCCAGGAACCTGTCCACGATCCTGCGCACCCGGATGCCTTCGCGGGGCACCAGGCAACAGATGCTCCTGACGATCAGATCGATCTCCACACCCGCGTCTGCCGCGGCATACAGCTCGGCGATCATGCTTTTTTCCTGCAGGTTGTTCAGCTTGATCGTGATGCGCGCGGGCTTCCCGGCCCTTGCCGCTTCCGCCTCAGCACGGATCAGGGAGGTAAACTGGTCTACCAGGTTGAACTGCGCCACCAGCAAATGTTCGAAATGCATGAAATTGAACTTCCCCGGCGCAATACCGGTCTGCATGTAGATGAACAGCAGCTCCAGTTCCTGCGTGATGCCCTGGTGGCGGGTAAACAGGATATGGTCGGCGTAAAAACGCGCCGTGCTTTCGTTGAAGTTGCCCGTGGCCAAAAGCGCCGTATGGTCCCAAGAAAAACCGCGCTTGCGCTTCACGAGGGCTACTTTCGCATGGACTTTCAGCCCGGGGATACTATATAATATCCTGACGCCCGCGGCTTTCATCCGCTTGGCCCACCGGAGGTTGTTGGCCTCGTCGAACCGGGCTTTCAGTTCCACCATCACCGTTACCTTCTTCCCGTTCTTCGCCGCGCTCATGAGCGCATGCACGATGCGGGAAGTAGACGCCACGCGGTACAGCGTTACGTAAATCTCGCGCACATCGGGGTCGGTGGCGGCTTCGTTGAAATATCTTAAAATGTAGTCGTACGATTGATAGGGGACATGCAGCATTTTATCGCCCGCCTGTATCTGGTCGAGCAGGGGCTTGTCCAGATCGATGGCGTGGCAATGTGCGGGAGGCATTTTCGGATATTCGAGGGATGGAGCGGCCGGCAACGGCAGATCGGAAAGGTCGCGGAGATTATGGTATCGCCCGCCGGGCACCATTTCCAGTGCCGCGATCCGGAAATATTCGCCCAGCTGGTCGCGCAGGGCATCCGGCATGGCGGCGTCGAAGAGGAATCTCGTGGGAACGCCCATCTGGCGCTGCACGAGCATGTCTTCCACTTTCTGGAGGAGATGGCCGCTGAATTCGTCCACGTCGATCTCCGCATCCCGCGTCACCTTAATGCTGTACGCTGCTGTAATGCCCACATGCGGGAACAGGAACCCCAGATGCTGGCGGATCACGTCATCCATAAATATCACATCGTTGCCAGACAGCCGTAAAAAACGCGGCAGATGGTCGGACGGGATGTTGACGACGCCCGTGCCGCCGTCTTCCAGGCAAACCACGAGGTACAGGGCGTTATTCTCAAGGAACAGTTCCATCGGCTGGCCGAACTGGATGCGCACGGGCTGAAGATAGGCCAGCACCGTGTTGTAGAAGTAATCGCGGATAGAAGGGAGGTGCTCCGGCGCGGGGGATTCCCCGTAATACACCCGGATCCCTTTCTCCCGCAATTCCGGCAATACCGACTGCGTGAAAATCTTCCCGTATTCGTTCAACTGGCGCGCAATTTCCTGCTGCGCGGCGGCGAGCGCCCCTTTCTCCCCTTCGCGCAAATGGTGCAGCGCCAGGAGCGCCGGCATGCGGACGCGGAAAAACTCGTCGAGGTTCGAAGAGAAAATAGACAGGAATTTAACCCGTTCGTACAAGGGCACCGACGCCTCCCCAGCCATGGAAAGCACGCGGTAATTGAAATACAGCCAGCTCAGGTCGCGGTCGTTCAAGGGTATCGTTTGCTGCTCCAATGCTTAACCTTTTACCGGGAAAAATATAGCCGCCACCGTGAATGCGATCACGGAAGCCACGAGCCCGAACATGAAAGTATTGTACGCCAGGCGCAGCAGGCGGTATTTCCGGCCCAGCACCACGCCCAGGTTGTAGATATCGTGGATCATGTTGCTGTAGAGATAATCGGTATTCTTGATGATGGTATCCATGCCAGCTTCGTACTCCTGGTACGACATCTGGTGGAAATTCCCGAAAAACAGGAGGTTCGATTTCTTGTTTTTGATATCTTCTTCCGTGAAGCGACCACTCGTGACATTAGGCCGCGTGGCCAGCACCGCGAACACGATCGTGGTGACGCAGGTGGAGAGGAAAAGGACGGCGGGGAAGATGAAATTGGGATAATCTTCCAGTTTGCGCAGGAGCACAGACAACAATACGGAAATGATGATGGAGTTTACCGAGATCATGATGTTGGCCTTGGAATCGGCCATGGAGCTCAGGCGGATGTGATTGGTGCCCGTGGTCCGGAACATCGTTTCCACGCCGGGTTTCTTCTTTTCGTCCTTATCCTTGTCTTTATCTTTATCTTTTTCCGCTTTCTTCTTATCCGGTGCGATGCCGATGCTTTCTTCCATCGCTTCCCGTTGTTTTTCTTCCAGCTTTATTTTCAGCTTTTCGATATTATCTTCTTTCTGCGGATTGAGGAGCGTTCTGGCGTATGCGGTGTGATACTGGTGGGATTCGAGAAACTGGATGCTGGTGCGCGTCCATTCGGCGCTGCTGATTTTTTTACCGGCGGAAAGTTCGGCTTCGGTGCGCAGGAGTTTGTTCCTTTTGGAGAATTCCTTGCTGCCGAGATGGAAAAGGTCGGCATCGCACACGATCTGCTCCAGGAGGTTTTTCGGCTGCTGGGGGATTTTGGTGGCGAGCACGCAATCTGCCGCCGCGCGGCCCGTGGCTTCGGGGAGGCCCTGTTCCTTCGCGAAAGCGATCACTGCATCAGCTCCGGCCGATTCGTGGGCAGCGCGCTCCCCTTCCAGGTAGCCCATGTCATGGAACCAGGCCGCCAGCATTACGATGAGGTGGTCGGTATCCGAAAGCCGGTAATAGGCCGCTATCTGGTCGGCCGCCTGCACTACCTGGCTGGTATGCATGAGGTTATGGTA
Proteins encoded in this region:
- a CDS encoding DUF4442 domain-containing protein, giving the protein MAITRSTATFFNRVNNRFGFSLFLLYKLPSAWISGVRAGAASEESCTTSVPYRWLSQNPFRSTYFACLAMAAEMSSGILAMGHVYAAPAKVSMLVTGMEGIFLKKAKSKTYFTCNDGASIRDAIAQTVATGEPVALTVEVTGKSKDATEIARFRITWSFKKASS
- a CDS encoding Pycsar system effector family protein, whose product is MEISSVIAAAQAYVSRQYESHPDPVLVYHNLMHTSQVVQAADQIAAYYRLSDTDHLIVMLAAWFHDMGYLEGERAAHESAGADAVIAFAKEQGLPEATGRAAADCVLATKIPQQPKNLLEQIVCDADLFHLGSKEFSKRNKLLRTEAELSAGKKISSAEWTRTSIQFLESHQYHTAYARTLLNPQKEDNIEKLKIKLEEKQREAMEESIGIAPDKKKAEKDKDKDKDKDEKKKPGVETMFRTTGTNHIRLSSMADSKANIMISVNSIIISVLLSVLLRKLEDYPNFIFPAVLFLSTCVTTIVFAVLATRPNVTSGRFTEEDIKNKKSNLLFFGNFHQMSYQEYEAGMDTIIKNTDYLYSNMIHDIYNLGVVLGRKYRLLRLAYNTFMFGLVASVIAFTVAAIFFPVKG
- the ppk1 gene encoding polyphosphate kinase 1 — translated: MEQQTIPLNDRDLSWLYFNYRVLSMAGEASVPLYERVKFLSIFSSNLDEFFRVRMPALLALHHLREGEKGALAAAQQEIARQLNEYGKIFTQSVLPELREKGIRVYYGESPAPEHLPSIRDYFYNTVLAYLQPVRIQFGQPMELFLENNALYLVVCLEDGGTGVVNIPSDHLPRFLRLSGNDVIFMDDVIRQHLGFLFPHVGITAAYSIKVTRDAEIDVDEFSGHLLQKVEDMLVQRQMGVPTRFLFDAAMPDALRDQLGEYFRIAALEMVPGGRYHNLRDLSDLPLPAAPSLEYPKMPPAHCHAIDLDKPLLDQIQAGDKMLHVPYQSYDYILRYFNEAATDPDVREIYVTLYRVASTSRIVHALMSAAKNGKKVTVMVELKARFDEANNLRWAKRMKAAGVRILYSIPGLKVHAKVALVKRKRGFSWDHTALLATGNFNESTARFYADHILFTRHQGITQELELLFIYMQTGIAPGKFNFMHFEHLLVAQFNLVDQFTSLIRAEAEAARAGKPARITIKLNNLQEKSMIAELYAAADAGVEIDLIVRSICCLVPREGIRVRRIVDRFLEHARVFIFHNGGEEQVYLGSADWMNRNLHRRIEVCFPIYDPVYRRQLKDIIHLQLTDNTNAVILGADARNLPVPREAGAAEVNAQRDTYAYVRQL